AACTAGCATGGTGAATTTTAACACCACACGTACGACCACTTGGCAAACGGTGCTTATCCCTCGTAGAATGGGAAATATCACCATTCCTACCCTATCGATAGAAGACCAATACACGACCCCAATTACACTAACAGTGCTTGATACTAATGACCCTGCAGCGAGCCAGCAGAGAGACGTATTTATTACCGCGCAAGTTTCCAATACCGAAGTCTATGTGCAACAAATGCTGACGCTGACCGTTAATATTCATATTGGCGCTGAACTCAAACGTGGCAGTTTAACCGAGCCAGAGCTTGAAGGGGCAACCATTGTTCAAGTGGGCAAAGATAAAGAGTCAGATACCCGCGTTAATGGTAAACGTTATCGCGTAATTATCCGTACTTTCTCGGTCACTCCACAGCAAAGTGGTGATTTTGTGCTGCGCTCGCCAATGTTTAGCGGTGAAATTATGATGCAATCTAGTCGCCGCTCTAACTTCCTAAGCTTTGGCGAAAGTAAGGCCATTAGCGTGTTAGGTGATGAGCTGCCAATCAAAGTAAAACCTATGCCGGCAAGCTTTATTGGCCATTGGTTACCGAGTGAATTACTAACTTTGCACGAAGAATGGCAATCAGAAGGAACTGGTACAAACTATACAGTGGGTGAACCTATCACCCGCACCATTACATTAACCGCAGTGGGTGTTAGCGAAGAACAGCTACCAGATATTGAGCTAACTGCGCCAAGCGGTATTAAAATCTATCCAGATCAACAAACGACACATGCAAATGCAACCAATGGCCGCCATGTTAGCCAAGCGGTGAGCAATTTTGCCATAGTGTTTAGCCAGCCCGGTGAGTACACCTTGCCAGAGGTGGAAGTGCCTTGGTTTAACACCATCACTAATCGCATCGAAACGGCGACATTGCCAGCTAAAACGATTCAAGTAATCGCTGGTGAGCAAACTGTTAGCCCCACTGTTGCCTCAACAAGCCCTATCGCTAGCAATAATTTCTCACCTGCTTCAGGTAAAAGCGTAACTGTTTATCAAGCTCATTGGTTGCAATGGTTATTTTTAGGCCTCTGGATAGCGACGAGCCTTGCTTGGATTATCACGGAATTAGTGCGCCGCAGTCGAAATAACCGTCAAGACAAGTCACTTCAGACGACGCCAAGTGCCGTTAGCAATGCCCAGCTTGCACTGATTGCCGCATGTAAGCAGCAAGACGGCCATAAAGTGATTAGTTTGTTGGTGCCGTGGTTCAATCAACTAGCCAAAAGCGACAAACACACAGCTACAGTTGAAACCATCGCAGAGTTAAAACAGATTAGCCAAGACACTGAACTACAGATGGCGATTGATGAATTACAACGTCATTGTTTTGCTGCAAATACGCCAGCAGACCAATCAAATTGGTCAAGTAAAGCGCTCGTTGCTGCCGTCAATCGAATCAGTAATCAGCAACAGAGTAAATCAGCTAGCCCCCTGCCCTCGCTAAATCCTTAAATTGACACCAATTTGCGGCTGATAGGAGCACTTTTTTCTGTCTTATCAACCGCGTTCCGGTTAAGCTAGCACTATATGCAGTGGCGCTAGCTGTCCGGATCCTCAATGATAAAAAAAATTCGAAATAATTTAACCGATGCTAAGGTCTCATCCAGCATGAGTACAAAACAAGTTAGATACGAAGCCTTAGTTAAAGCGTTACACACAGATTTATTCCGTTATGCGTATTGGTTAACTCATGACAAACAAGTAGCGGAAGATTTAGTGCAAGAAACCTTTTTAAGAGCTTGGCGTGCCCTAGACTCGTTGAAAGACGAAAAAGCCGCTAAGTCTTGGTTGATCACTATTCTGCGTCGTGAGAATGCGCGTCGTTTTGAGCGTAAACGTTTCGACATGGGCGAATATGAAGAAGCATCGATTACCGATCATCTCTCAACGAGTACTGAGCAAGAAATTGAAAACCATTGGCTGCGCGAGCGCATCGCAAAAATGCCTGAAGAATACCGCGAGCCACTAGTGCTTCAGGTAATTGGAGGTTTTAGTGGAGAGGATATCGCTGAAATGCTTGGACTGAATAAAAACACTGTGATGACACGGTTGTTTCGAGCGCGTAATCAACTTAAAGATGCTTTAGATAAAGAACCATTGAAAAGAGGTAACTACAGTGGATGATTTGCAGTTTAGGCGACATTTGTATGCTGCACCCAATAGCCAAGATCCCGAATTTTTAGCAGCTAAGCAAGCGGATGAATCACGCGCGCAGTTTGCTCAAGAGATTGAAGAATTAGACAGTAAAATTGCCAGCGCATTAAAAGTGCCTGTGCCTGAAGATTTATGCAATAAGCTGATATTGCGTCAAGCTATGGCAAGCCACCAGCAGCAAAAACGTAAAAACCGTATTCACTTAGCTCTTGCGGCCTCAGTTGCATTTGCTGTTGGGTTAACGGTGAACATGCTGCAGTTTTCTAGCGCTTACGACAACTTAGGCGACTATGCCATGGCGCATGTTTACTACGAGCAAGATCATTTTAGCAATGACATGTCTGCCGATATAACCTTGGCCTCGTTAAACTCTAAAATGTCAACGTTCGACGGCAATTTCACAGAGATGCTAGGTCAGTTAATTGCTGCTGACTACTGCCGCTTTGATGGCATTAAAAGTTTACACTTAGTGTTTCAAGGTGAATCTGAGCCAGTAAATGTTTTCATTGTACCAGAGCGCAGTGAAGTCGCCTTTGCGGAAGCATTTAGTGATAAAAAGCTCAATGGTAAATCGTTTAAGCACGGTAAAAACCAAGTGGTTATCGTGGGTGACAAAGCCGAACCATTACAACAATGGAAAAAGAATCTTAGCAAGAACATTCAGTGGTCTACCTAAAAACTGCTTTTTCCTACCTAGCCTCAACCAGCATTATTGAGATGTTACCCGCAAAAGCTGGTTGAAGTAGCACCCAAATATGATTCTTGTTAGCATGGCTGGATTATCCGTCATCTAGCAAGAATAATATTATGACTATTGCCCTTCCAACGTTAGTCACTTTTGTTGGCTATTTACTCGCAACACTAACTATTGGCTTTATTGCCTACCGCGCTACGGATACGTTAAGCGACTATGTCTTAGGCGGCAGACAACTTGGTCCGGCCGTAACTGCACTTAGCGTTGGCGCATCAGACATGAGTGGCTGGCTGCTACTTGGCTTACCCGGTGCTATTTACCTATCTGGTGCCAGCGAAGTCTGGATTGGTGTTGGTTTGGTTATCGGCGCTTTTCTTAACTGGTTGATAGTCGCGCCGCGTCTGCGCCAATTTACGGCGAACGCCAATGACTCGCTAACGCTTCCCGAATTTTTTGAAAACCGTTTTAACGACACATCCCACATACTGCGCTTTATTTCAGCAATCACTATTCTGTTATTTTTCACGTTTTACGTATCGTCAGGCTTAGTTGGTGGCGCAATATTATTTGAGAAGGTGTTTGGACTTGAGTACACCCATGCGTTAATTATTGGCGCGCTAGTGATTGTTGCTTATACCTTTTTAGGCGGTTTTTTAGCGGTCAGTTGGACTGATTTTTTTCAAGGTTGCTTGATGCTAATTGCACTTGTATTTTTGCCCATCGCCGCGATCAGCACCTTAGGCGGGCTAGAGCAAACAGTCAACAGCCTTGAAGCCATTAATCCAGATTACGATAATCTGTTTAAAGACTTTACATGGCTTGGCTTTATTTCCTTAATGGCATGGGGATTGGGCTATTTTGGTCAGCCACACATACTAAGCCGCTTTATGGCGATTCGCTCTACTCGCGACATTCCGACCTCGCGTAATATCGCTATGATCTGGATGGTAATCTCGCTTATCGGCGCTTTAGCAGTAGGTTTAGTCGGCCTAGCATATTTTGCCGAGCAACCACTAGCGAACCCTGAAACGGTATTCTTGCA
This Thalassotalea euphylliae DNA region includes the following protein-coding sequences:
- a CDS encoding sigma-70 family RNA polymerase sigma factor, which gives rise to MIKKIRNNLTDAKVSSSMSTKQVRYEALVKALHTDLFRYAYWLTHDKQVAEDLVQETFLRAWRALDSLKDEKAAKSWLITILRRENARRFERKRFDMGEYEEASITDHLSTSTEQEIENHWLRERIAKMPEEYREPLVLQVIGGFSGEDIAEMLGLNKNTVMTRLFRARNQLKDALDKEPLKRGNYSG
- the putP gene encoding sodium/proline symporter PutP is translated as MTIALPTLVTFVGYLLATLTIGFIAYRATDTLSDYVLGGRQLGPAVTALSVGASDMSGWLLLGLPGAIYLSGASEVWIGVGLVIGAFLNWLIVAPRLRQFTANANDSLTLPEFFENRFNDTSHILRFISAITILLFFTFYVSSGLVGGAILFEKVFGLEYTHALIIGALVIVAYTFLGGFLAVSWTDFFQGCLMLIALVFLPIAAISTLGGLEQTVNSLEAINPDYDNLFKDFTWLGFISLMAWGLGYFGQPHILSRFMAIRSTRDIPTSRNIAMIWMVISLIGALAVGLVGLAYFAEQPLANPETVFLQLASAILNPWVAGLLIAAILSAIMSTIDSQLLVCSSVIVEDFYKHISKRNASERELVWLSRLSLAAIAIVSTLIATNPESSVLDLVSYAWAGFGAAFGPTVILALFWPKFNKFGAIAAIVSGAITVVAWKQASGGIFDLYEIVPGFIIAFIAGYFVSRFVDASNTEPEQIFNRLQQTEELG
- a CDS encoding BatD family protein, yielding MLWLAALLMLGLSFSPASQALTKVTASVDKNPVTVKESVVLTVVADDDVDANALDTSPLLADFIVGRTSVSSQTSMVNFNTTRTTTWQTVLIPRRMGNITIPTLSIEDQYTTPITLTVLDTNDPAASQQRDVFITAQVSNTEVYVQQMLTLTVNIHIGAELKRGSLTEPELEGATIVQVGKDKESDTRVNGKRYRVIIRTFSVTPQQSGDFVLRSPMFSGEIMMQSSRRSNFLSFGESKAISVLGDELPIKVKPMPASFIGHWLPSELLTLHEEWQSEGTGTNYTVGEPITRTITLTAVGVSEEQLPDIELTAPSGIKIYPDQQTTHANATNGRHVSQAVSNFAIVFSQPGEYTLPEVEVPWFNTITNRIETATLPAKTIQVIAGEQTVSPTVASTSPIASNNFSPASGKSVTVYQAHWLQWLFLGLWIATSLAWIITELVRRSRNNRQDKSLQTTPSAVSNAQLALIAACKQQDGHKVISLLVPWFNQLAKSDKHTATVETIAELKQISQDTELQMAIDELQRHCFAANTPADQSNWSSKALVAAVNRISNQQQSKSASPLPSLNP
- a CDS encoding DUF3379 family protein, which translates into the protein MDDLQFRRHLYAAPNSQDPEFLAAKQADESRAQFAQEIEELDSKIASALKVPVPEDLCNKLILRQAMASHQQQKRKNRIHLALAASVAFAVGLTVNMLQFSSAYDNLGDYAMAHVYYEQDHFSNDMSADITLASLNSKMSTFDGNFTEMLGQLIAADYCRFDGIKSLHLVFQGESEPVNVFIVPERSEVAFAEAFSDKKLNGKSFKHGKNQVVIVGDKAEPLQQWKKNLSKNIQWST